The following proteins are co-located in the Pseudomonas fluorescens genome:
- a CDS encoding ATP-binding protein, protein MLRLFLRLYVILALGLAGAIWLVNYTFDELLPEANEVYNREALRGPAYGLVEQLRPLQGPARDARLAELQPHYGLRLKLVSRDSLALDEREQKLLADGQLVVRGDFMEFLTTIDDGPQLLDIKLPEEPKWLYMWAYGFLGVCLAIVLYFWVRPHWRDLEHIRLAAQRFGDNDLASRILLPRRSTVRELAGHFNQMAERIESLIANQRELTNAVSHELRTPIARLSFELDQLKQQADPRQSRELIADMYADLGELEEMVSELLTYASLERGATQVTRENIEAHSWLDSVIGSVALEAEAAGVQLTLRTCEVDFIQIEPRFMARAVINLLRNAIRYAERRVEVSLVAFGSGYAVQVNDDGPGVPLDGRAKIFEPFLRLDTSRDRRTGGFGLGLALVKRVSQWHGGQVEVLDSEWGGASFRMTWAYAE, encoded by the coding sequence ATGCTGCGCCTGTTTCTGCGCCTGTATGTGATTCTGGCGCTCGGTCTGGCCGGGGCAATCTGGTTGGTCAACTACACCTTCGACGAGTTATTGCCCGAGGCCAACGAGGTGTATAACCGCGAAGCCCTGCGCGGCCCGGCTTACGGCCTGGTCGAACAACTGCGGCCTCTGCAAGGGCCGGCCCGGGACGCTCGGCTGGCAGAACTGCAACCCCATTACGGGTTGCGCCTGAAGTTGGTGTCGCGCGATAGCCTGGCGCTGGACGAGCGCGAGCAAAAACTCTTGGCGGACGGCCAGTTGGTGGTGCGTGGCGACTTCATGGAGTTCCTGACCACGATCGATGACGGCCCGCAGTTGCTGGACATCAAGTTGCCCGAAGAACCCAAATGGCTATACATGTGGGCATACGGTTTTCTCGGGGTGTGCCTGGCCATCGTCCTGTATTTCTGGGTACGCCCGCACTGGCGCGACCTGGAGCATATTCGCCTGGCTGCGCAACGCTTCGGTGACAACGACCTGGCGTCGCGCATCCTGCTGCCGCGCCGCTCCACAGTGCGTGAGCTGGCCGGGCACTTCAACCAGATGGCCGAGCGCATCGAAAGCCTGATCGCCAACCAGCGCGAACTGACCAACGCTGTCTCCCACGAGCTGCGCACGCCGATTGCGCGCTTGTCCTTCGAACTCGACCAACTCAAGCAACAGGCCGACCCGCGCCAGAGCCGCGAGCTGATCGCCGACATGTATGCCGACCTGGGCGAACTGGAAGAAATGGTCTCCGAGCTGCTCACCTACGCCAGCCTCGAGCGCGGTGCCACCCAGGTCACCCGGGAAAATATCGAAGCCCACAGTTGGCTCGACAGCGTCATCGGCAGCGTGGCCCTGGAGGCGGAAGCGGCGGGGGTGCAGCTGACGTTGCGCACGTGCGAGGTCGACTTTATCCAGATCGAACCGCGCTTTATGGCCCGCGCGGTGATCAACCTGCTGCGCAACGCCATTCGTTATGCCGAGCGCCGTGTGGAAGTGTCGTTGGTCGCGTTCGGCAGCGGTTACGCGGTGCAGGTCAATGACGACGGCCCGGGTGTGCCGTTGGACGGTCGCGCCAAGATCTTCGAGCCCTTCCTGCGTCTGGACACCAGCCGCGACCGCCGCACGGGCGGGTTCGGCTTGGGCCTGGCGCTGGTCAAACGGGTCAGCCAGTGGCACGGCGGGCAGGTCGAAGTGCTCGATTCAGAGTGGGGCGGGGCGTCGTTTCGGATGACGTGGGCGTATGCCGAGTAA
- a CDS encoding LysR family transcriptional regulator, with translation MHFDLADLRLFIHIAESPSLTQGAKRAFLSPAAASARIKALEGQLDTRLLYRDSRGVEITPAGERLLHHARLIMRQVDYLKSEFTQYGVDSAGHIRIFANTTAVTEFLPEVLAGFLSQRPGVTVDLQERLSRDIVRGVLDGTSDMGIIAGPVEAAGLQVLHFSTDQLVLMVPVGHPLASQPCVTLEQTLAYQHIGLHEGSTLLSFLREHVERVGKHLSLRIQVSSFEAICRMVEAGVGIGIIPESAAVRHSRTMQLVTVKLDEPWAIRERSILVRELEALPGTIRALIATLMPQSA, from the coding sequence ATGCACTTCGATCTCGCCGACCTGCGCCTGTTTATCCATATCGCCGAATCCCCCAGCCTGACTCAGGGCGCCAAGCGTGCGTTTCTGTCGCCGGCCGCCGCGAGCGCGCGGATCAAGGCGCTGGAAGGCCAGTTGGATACGCGCCTGTTGTACCGCGACAGCCGTGGCGTGGAAATCACCCCGGCGGGCGAACGCTTGCTGCACCATGCGCGGCTGATCATGCGCCAGGTGGATTACCTGAAAAGCGAGTTCACCCAATACGGCGTGGACTCCGCCGGGCATATCCGCATCTTCGCCAACACCACGGCGGTGACCGAGTTTCTGCCGGAAGTGCTGGCGGGCTTTTTGTCCCAGCGCCCGGGCGTGACCGTCGACCTGCAAGAGCGGCTGTCCCGCGATATCGTGCGCGGCGTGCTCGATGGCACCAGCGACATGGGCATCATCGCCGGGCCGGTGGAAGCGGCGGGCTTGCAAGTGTTGCACTTCAGCACGGATCAATTGGTGTTGATGGTGCCCGTGGGCCACCCGCTGGCCAGCCAGCCCTGCGTGACCTTGGAGCAAACCCTCGCGTACCAGCATATCGGCCTGCACGAGGGCAGCACCTTGTTGAGTTTTCTGCGTGAACACGTGGAGCGCGTGGGCAAGCACTTGTCGCTGCGTATCCAGGTGTCGAGTTTCGAAGCGATCTGCCGGATGGTCGAGGCCGGCGTGGGCATCGGCATCATTCCCGAATCTGCCGCCGTGCGGCACAGCCGCACCATGCAGTTGGTGACGGTGAAGCTGGATGAGCCCTGGGCCATTCGCGAGCGCAGTATCCTGGTGCGTGAACTGGAAGCACTGCCCGGCACCATTCGCGCGTTGATTGCGACGTTGATGCCGCAAAGCGCCTAA
- a CDS encoding FAS1-like dehydratase domain-containing protein yields MSATDWIGRSETAHDHLSHNLLKRIAATFGEAVPEDGADLPPLWQWCFFQDPLPESALGTDGHPARGGFLPAADNRNRMWAGGRIEFLHALRAGEAASRVSTITHVEEKTGRTGSLLFVTVRHDYSQDGRLAIREEQDIVYREPTPPKQGNGEALAQGEWQESINPTPTLLFRYSAVTFNGHRIHYDYPYVTGTEGYSGLVVHGPLIATLSLRAFCRAHPDASVRRFAYRGVRPLIAPQPFAVGGRVTEPGVAALWAGNADGLAQTAEIHFE; encoded by the coding sequence ATGAGCGCCACTGATTGGATCGGCCGAAGCGAAACCGCCCACGACCATTTAAGCCATAACCTGCTCAAGCGCATTGCCGCCACCTTCGGCGAGGCCGTGCCCGAAGACGGCGCGGACCTACCGCCGCTGTGGCAGTGGTGTTTTTTCCAGGACCCGCTGCCGGAATCGGCCTTGGGCACCGACGGCCACCCGGCCCGTGGCGGCTTTCTGCCTGCTGCCGATAACCGCAATCGGATGTGGGCCGGTGGGCGTATCGAGTTCCTGCATGCCTTGCGTGCCGGTGAGGCGGCGAGCCGCGTGTCGACCATTACCCACGTCGAAGAAAAAACCGGCCGCACCGGCTCGCTGCTGTTTGTCACGGTGCGTCATGACTATTCCCAGGACGGTCGCCTGGCCATTCGCGAAGAACAGGACATCGTCTACCGCGAGCCCACGCCACCCAAGCAGGGCAATGGCGAGGCACTCGCCCAAGGTGAATGGCAGGAGTCGATCAACCCCACGCCCACCCTGCTGTTTCGCTACAGCGCCGTGACCTTCAACGGCCACCGCATCCATTACGACTACCCCTACGTCACCGGCACCGAAGGCTACTCGGGGCTGGTGGTGCACGGCCCGCTGATCGCCACGCTGAGCCTGCGCGCGTTTTGCCGTGCGCATCCCGACGCGAGCGTGCGTCGCTTTGCCTATCGCGGCGTGCGCCCGCTGATCGCGCCACAGCCCTTTGCAGTCGGCGGGCGGGTTACCGAACCGGGCGTCGCCGCACTGTGGGCCGGTAACGCCGACGGCCTGGCGCAGACCGCTGAAATCCACTTCGAATAA
- a CDS encoding MipA/OmpV family protein, with protein MRPKNLCLSFTSLCLLAAADTAIAEDWQYSLKAGVANAPRYSGSDERMTAPVLGGKIVSPWGIFLDTSKGLGWGYEGNALSFSAYVGPSASRKDKNQRLQAGSNRLIGMGEIKSRAQLGVSAAYNLGGVIVGATLEHALKEDAHKDTGKAYTHLELNLGTTLYEGRFGSVDAGLSSHFGDREYLQTWYGVTTGQAAQSRFKAYKAGAGNISNGMNLVWSLPISEHTQFSTLLDVQYLADAAGKSPIVERRLQTSLIGIVEYTF; from the coding sequence ATGCGCCCAAAAAACCTGTGCCTGTCATTCACCTCACTGTGCCTGCTCGCCGCCGCCGACACCGCGATTGCCGAAGACTGGCAATACAGCCTCAAGGCCGGCGTGGCCAACGCGCCACGCTACAGCGGCAGCGACGAACGCATGACCGCGCCAGTGCTGGGCGGCAAAATCGTCAGCCCCTGGGGAATCTTCCTCGATACCAGCAAGGGCTTGGGCTGGGGTTACGAAGGCAATGCCCTGAGTTTCAGCGCCTATGTCGGCCCCAGTGCCTCGCGCAAGGATAAAAACCAGCGTTTGCAGGCCGGCTCCAACCGCCTCATAGGCATGGGCGAGATCAAGTCGCGCGCGCAATTGGGCGTCAGTGCGGCCTACAACCTGGGCGGCGTGATAGTCGGCGCGACCCTGGAACACGCACTCAAGGAAGATGCCCACAAGGACACCGGCAAGGCTTACACCCACCTGGAACTGAACCTGGGCACCACGCTTTATGAGGGCCGCTTCGGCTCCGTCGATGCCGGCCTCAGCAGCCACTTTGGTGACCGTGAATACCTGCAGACCTGGTATGGCGTGACCACCGGCCAGGCGGCGCAAAGCCGCTTTAAGGCCTACAAGGCCGGTGCGGGCAATATCAGCAATGGCATGAACCTGGTGTGGAGCCTGCCGATCAGTGAGCACACCCAGTTCTCGACCTTGCTGGATGTGCAGTACCTGGCCGATGCCGCGGGCAAAAGCCCGATTGTGGAACGACGCTTGCAGACGTCGCTGATAGGCATTGTGGAATACACGTTCTGA
- a CDS encoding serine hydrolase domain-containing protein, which produces MFRTLRGIPLLGCLLGSIGCHVQPPAPPPIPKGDYGAIIRYLQTRIPQDMARENVPGLSIALVNGQELIWARGFGVADKAQGVPVTPNTAFRAGGIAKLLTATAALQLVEQQRLALDAPIQQTLREFYVRSRFHSDPAAADRDITLRRLLSHQSGLPSEHLRDLRSTFAMGQMPMRVAGVWLSSPPGSQVAYSNLGYSLVGAAIERSSGKSFEAQLQRSLLKPLEMNQSSFVGTGTQLSFRALGYEDGVPSTDAHVRDLAAGGLWASPKDLSHYVQMLFAQGLYKGQRVVGSASIDEMFTQQNTGNALDFDCQMGLGWFLAPCGDEPIGPGVRTYQHSGGGDDFAAQLSVLPDQQLAVIIMANDGNAEELVARMATETLRLMLQAQTGQSICADDCQAPEHGLKLRHVPAAIDRKRLAGFYATAWGVFRIKDDHNRLAGELAGFDFELLRDEHGWLRAQKKVLGFWLKDLGELGRVQLDVVTVQGRQMLTARSHGQRLAIGERIEPPPLPVAWADTIGTYQVLSTHEPDAPLSGISVRLEEGFLVIRGQLHNEPLTDYILLPVDNAHAVLAGNGYGLGDTVSRQVNGLSASGYAFKRTQSPHNLLSF; this is translated from the coding sequence ATGTTTCGCACGTTGCGCGGTATTCCGCTCTTGGGTTGCCTGCTCGGCAGTATCGGTTGCCATGTGCAACCGCCTGCCCCGCCGCCGATTCCCAAAGGCGATTACGGCGCGATCATTCGTTACCTGCAAACCCGCATTCCCCAGGACATGGCGCGTGAAAATGTACCCGGTCTGTCAATTGCGCTGGTCAACGGCCAGGAGCTGATCTGGGCGCGAGGCTTCGGTGTGGCCGACAAGGCCCAAGGGGTGCCGGTCACACCCAATACGGCGTTTCGCGCCGGCGGCATCGCCAAGCTACTCACCGCCACGGCAGCGCTGCAACTGGTCGAGCAACAGCGCCTGGCCCTGGATGCGCCGATCCAGCAGACGCTGCGCGAGTTCTACGTGCGCTCGCGCTTTCACAGCGACCCGGCGGCCGCCGACCGTGATATCACCCTGCGTCGCTTGCTCAGCCACCAGTCCGGCTTGCCCAGCGAACACCTGCGCGACCTGCGCAGCACCTTCGCCATGGGCCAGATGCCGATGCGCGTGGCCGGCGTTTGGCTGAGCAGCCCGCCAGGCTCGCAAGTCGCCTATTCCAACCTGGGTTACTCGTTGGTCGGCGCCGCGATTGAGCGCAGCAGCGGTAAAAGTTTCGAAGCCCAATTACAACGCAGCCTGCTCAAGCCACTGGAGATGAACCAGTCGAGTTTTGTCGGCACCGGTACGCAGTTGAGCTTTCGCGCCCTGGGCTACGAAGACGGTGTACCGAGTACCGATGCACACGTGCGGGACCTCGCTGCCGGGGGGTTGTGGGCAAGCCCCAAAGACCTCAGCCACTACGTGCAGATGCTGTTCGCCCAAGGCCTCTATAAAGGTCAGCGCGTGGTGGGCAGTGCATCGATTGATGAGATGTTCACCCAGCAAAACACCGGCAATGCGCTGGATTTCGATTGCCAGATGGGCCTCGGTTGGTTTTTGGCACCGTGCGGCGATGAACCGATCGGCCCCGGTGTGCGCACCTACCAGCACAGTGGCGGCGGCGACGATTTTGCCGCGCAATTGAGCGTGCTGCCGGACCAGCAATTGGCGGTGATCATCATGGCCAATGACGGCAACGCCGAAGAACTGGTCGCCCGTATGGCCACCGAAACGCTGCGCCTGATGCTGCAGGCGCAAACCGGCCAATCCATCTGCGCCGACGACTGCCAGGCACCCGAGCATGGGCTCAAGTTACGTCACGTGCCGGCCGCCATCGACCGCAAGCGCCTGGCGGGCTTTTATGCCACCGCCTGGGGTGTGTTCCGAATCAAGGATGACCATAACCGGCTGGCTGGCGAGCTGGCCGGGTTCGACTTTGAATTGTTGCGCGATGAGCACGGCTGGCTGCGCGCGCAGAAAAAAGTCCTCGGCTTCTGGCTCAAGGACCTCGGCGAACTGGGCCGCGTGCAGTTGGACGTGGTCACCGTGCAAGGCCGCCAGATGCTCACTGCCCGTAGCCACGGCCAGCGCCTTGCCATCGGTGAACGCATCGAACCGCCGCCGTTGCCAGTGGCGTGGGCTGACACCATCGGCACCTACCAGGTGCTCAGCACCCATGAGCCCGACGCGCCGTTGAGCGGTATCAGCGTGCGCCTCGAAGAAGGCTTCCTGGTGATTCGCGGCCAATTGCACAACGAGCCGCTGACCGATTACATCCTGCTCCCCGTCGACAACGCCCACGCGGTGCTGGCCGGCAACGGCTATGGCCTGGGCGACACCGTGAGCCGCCAGGTCAACGGCCTCAGCGCTTCGGGCTACGCCTTCAAACGTACGCAATCGCCCCACAACCTCTTGAGTTTCTAA
- a CDS encoding GFA family protein, with protein MHLEGSCHCGAVTFSLTSQHPYPYQRCYCSICRKTQGGGGYAINLAGDAQSLKVQGRKHISIYHARLKPDGASRAHASTAERHFCAQCGSALWLFSPEWPELIHPFACAIDTPLPVPPQHTHLMLGSKAPWVEVSVRKGDLQFDEYPEESIAQWHTRLGLTR; from the coding sequence ATGCACCTTGAAGGATCCTGCCATTGCGGCGCTGTCACGTTCAGCCTGACCAGCCAGCACCCCTACCCCTACCAACGCTGCTACTGCTCGATCTGCCGCAAGACCCAGGGCGGCGGCGGTTATGCGATCAACCTCGCGGGGGATGCGCAAAGCCTGAAGGTTCAGGGCCGCAAACACATTTCGATCTACCACGCCCGCCTCAAACCGGATGGCGCCAGCCGCGCCCATGCCAGTACTGCCGAACGGCATTTCTGCGCGCAATGCGGCAGTGCGTTGTGGCTGTTCAGCCCGGAGTGGCCGGAACTGATCCACCCCTTCGCCTGCGCCATCGACACACCGTTGCCGGTACCGCCGCAACACACGCATTTGATGCTTGGCTCCAAGGCCCCATGGGTCGAAGTCAGCGTGCGCAAAGGCGACTTGCAGTTCGATGAATACCCCGAAGAGTCCATCGCCCAGTGGCATACGCGGTTGGGGTTGACGCGTTAA
- the miaE gene encoding tRNA-(ms[2]io[6]A)-hydroxylase produces the protein MNLPEIHEFLGCRTPDAWVQAALADQETLLIDHKNCEFKAASTALSLIAKYHAHVDLINMMSRLAREELVHHEQVMRLIKKRKIELRQLHAGRYASGLRKVVRSHEPVKLVDTLVVGAFIEARSCERFETLVPHLDDELGKFYFGLLKSEARHFQGYLKLAYQYGDAKDIAQVIERVRAAEQALIESPDVEFRFHSGVPA, from the coding sequence ATGAACCTGCCCGAAATCCACGAATTCCTCGGCTGCCGCACCCCCGACGCCTGGGTCCAGGCCGCGTTGGCCGATCAGGAAACCCTGCTGATCGACCACAAGAACTGCGAATTCAAAGCCGCCAGCACCGCCCTGAGCCTGATCGCCAAGTACCACGCCCATGTTGACCTGATCAATATGATGTCGCGACTGGCCCGCGAAGAGCTGGTGCACCACGAACAAGTGATGCGCCTGATCAAAAAGCGCAAGATCGAGCTGCGCCAGCTGCACGCCGGCCGTTATGCCTCGGGTTTGCGCAAAGTGGTGCGCAGCCACGAGCCGGTCAAACTGGTGGATACGCTGGTGGTCGGGGCCTTTATCGAAGCGCGCAGTTGCGAGCGTTTCGAAACATTGGTGCCGCATTTGGACGACGAACTCGGCAAGTTCTATTTCGGATTGCTCAAAAGCGAGGCGCGGCACTTTCAGGGTTACTTGAAGCTGGCGTACCAGTACGGTGACGCCAAGGACATCGCTCAGGTGATCGAGCGGGTAAGGGCCGCCGAGCAGGCACTCATCGAATCACCCGACGTCGAGTTCCGCTTTCACAGTGGCGTGCCAGCCTGA
- a CDS encoding winged helix-turn-helix domain-containing protein, with translation MENLGLGKVLLVEDDEKLAGLIAHFLSQHGFEVRVVHRGDQALAAFLDFKPKIVVLDLMLPGQSGLHVCREIRNVSDTPIVILTAKEDDLDHILGLESGADDYVIKPIKPPVLLARLRALQRRQVPEPTVRGSLAFGRLSIDRSCRVVSLGDETIDLTTMEFELLWLLASSAGKILSRDDILNRMRGIAFDGLNRSVDVYISKLRNKLNDNPREPVCIKTIWGKGYLFNPFAWEV, from the coding sequence ATGGAAAACCTGGGTCTGGGCAAAGTCCTGCTCGTTGAGGACGATGAAAAGCTGGCAGGGCTGATCGCGCATTTCCTGTCACAACACGGTTTCGAGGTGCGCGTGGTGCACCGCGGCGATCAGGCCCTGGCGGCATTCCTCGACTTCAAGCCGAAAATCGTCGTGCTCGACCTCATGTTGCCCGGCCAGAGCGGCCTGCACGTGTGCCGCGAGATTCGTAATGTGTCCGACACACCCATCGTGATCCTGACCGCCAAGGAAGATGACCTCGACCATATTCTGGGCCTGGAGTCCGGGGCCGACGACTATGTGATCAAACCCATCAAGCCGCCGGTATTGCTGGCACGCTTGCGGGCCCTGCAACGCCGCCAGGTGCCCGAACCCACCGTGCGGGGTTCGTTGGCGTTTGGTCGATTGTCGATTGATCGCAGTTGCCGGGTGGTCAGCCTGGGCGATGAGACGATCGACCTCACCACCATGGAGTTCGAGTTGCTGTGGTTGTTGGCCAGCAGCGCGGGGAAAATCCTCTCCCGCGACGACATTCTCAACCGCATGCGCGGTATCGCGTTTGACGGCCTCAACCGCAGCGTCGACGTCTACATCAGCAAATTGCGCAACAAGCTCAACGACAACCCGCGCGAGCCGGTGTGCATCAAGACGATTTGGGGCAAGGGTTACCTGTTCAATCCGTTTGCGTGGGAGGTTTAG
- a CDS encoding universal stress protein, protein MQAIRSILVVIEPEHSESLALKRAKLIAGVTGAHLHLLVCDKKHEHSAMLSLLKSGLQEDGYNVTTEQAWNDSLHETIIDVQQAEGCGLVIKQHFADSPLKKALLTPADWKLLRYCPSPVLLVKTSTPWADKVVLAAIDVGNSDSEHQALHNTIIDHGFDIARLAKAQLHVISAHPSPMLSAADPTFQLKETIEARYREQCKAFQAEFDVDDAHLHIEEGPADVLIPHAAHALQAAVTIIGTVARTGISGALIGNTAEVVLDAVEGDVLVLKPQELMDHLEELANKA, encoded by the coding sequence ATGCAAGCCATCCGCAGCATCCTGGTGGTCATCGAGCCCGAGCATTCGGAAAGCCTGGCCCTCAAGCGCGCCAAGTTGATCGCCGGGGTCACCGGCGCACACCTGCATTTGCTGGTCTGCGACAAAAAACACGAGCATTCGGCGATGCTGAGCCTGCTCAAGTCCGGCTTGCAGGAAGACGGCTACAACGTGACCACCGAACAAGCCTGGAATGACAGCCTGCATGAAACCATCATCGATGTGCAGCAGGCCGAGGGCTGTGGCCTGGTGATCAAGCAACACTTCGCCGACAGCCCGCTGAAAAAGGCCCTGCTGACGCCGGCGGACTGGAAACTGCTGCGCTACTGCCCTAGCCCGGTGCTGCTGGTGAAAACGTCAACGCCCTGGGCCGACAAAGTCGTGCTGGCGGCAATTGATGTGGGCAACAGCGATAGCGAGCACCAGGCGTTGCACAACACCATCATCGACCACGGCTTCGACATTGCACGCCTGGCCAAGGCGCAATTGCACGTGATCAGCGCCCATCCGTCGCCGATGTTGTCGGCGGCCGACCCGACTTTCCAGCTCAAGGAAACCATCGAGGCGCGCTATCGCGAGCAGTGCAAGGCGTTCCAGGCCGAGTTCGACGTGGATGACGCGCACCTGCATATCGAAGAAGGCCCGGCTGATGTATTGATCCCCCATGCGGCACATGCGTTGCAGGCGGCGGTGACCATCATCGGCACCGTGGCGCGCACCGGGATTTCCGGGGCGCTGATCGGCAATACGGCGGAAGTGGTGCTGGATGCAGTGGAAGGCGATGTGCTGGTGCTCAAGCCGCAGGAGTTGATGGATCATCTGGAGGAGCTGGCTAACAAAGCCTGA
- a CDS encoding MFS transporter: MRKDYLAFFVSLFLSRLADQILLFIVPLIVFQTTQSVAWAGLAFFVESLPRYLAFPVCGAVCDKFSPVRILHISQVYRALACGVAVALYGVFDGIYWLVMLSALCGVLTTQGIMAREVLMPHIFKHYTYTKTLSYSQIADQSGLVLGPLVAALMLEVWAWHWVVLGVAGLFVLADLAMRVWQRTSAVTLEIFEQHQDIWLHPLRIAFGHIRNLVELKRIITLAVGVNLIIGVTLATSAAMVTGQFAAGKDAYALLQAAGAVVTIAILFYLARATLPLKVLGGLSYSMIAVGALITAISPGVWAYTVGFLLITGFDKMFNVYLRSTRQRVIPVQDFGKTVGVITLLNNLAQPLAGLAIAVLAAPLGTQTVILLLTGITALIGVAVASGWHATVKAELDVG; encoded by the coding sequence ATGCGCAAGGATTACCTGGCGTTTTTTGTTTCGCTGTTCCTGTCGCGGCTGGCCGACCAGATTCTGTTGTTTATCGTGCCATTGATCGTGTTCCAGACTACCCAGAGTGTTGCCTGGGCGGGGCTGGCGTTCTTTGTCGAGTCACTGCCGCGTTACCTGGCGTTCCCGGTGTGCGGCGCCGTGTGCGACAAGTTCTCGCCGGTGCGCATCCTGCACATCAGCCAGGTTTACCGGGCGCTGGCCTGTGGGGTGGCGGTGGCGTTGTACGGGGTGTTCGACGGCATTTACTGGCTGGTCATGCTGTCGGCGCTGTGCGGGGTGCTGACCACCCAGGGCATCATGGCGCGGGAAGTACTGATGCCGCATATTTTCAAACACTACACCTACACCAAGACCCTCTCCTATTCGCAAATTGCCGATCAGAGCGGCCTGGTGCTCGGCCCATTGGTGGCCGCGCTGATGCTCGAAGTCTGGGCGTGGCACTGGGTGGTGCTGGGGGTTGCCGGGCTGTTTGTGCTGGCCGACCTGGCGATGCGGGTTTGGCAGCGCACGAGTGCGGTGACCCTGGAAATCTTCGAGCAGCATCAGGACATCTGGCTGCACCCGCTGCGCATCGCCTTCGGGCATATCCGCAACCTGGTGGAATTGAAGCGCATCATCACGCTGGCAGTGGGTGTGAACCTGATCATTGGGGTGACGCTGGCGACTTCGGCGGCGATGGTCACCGGCCAGTTTGCCGCCGGCAAGGATGCCTATGCCTTGCTGCAGGCGGCGGGCGCGGTGGTGACGATCGCCATTCTGTTTTACCTGGCTCGCGCCACACTGCCGTTGAAGGTATTGGGCGGGCTGTCGTACTCGATGATTGCCGTGGGCGCGTTGATCACGGCCATCAGCCCCGGGGTTTGGGCCTATACCGTCGGGTTCCTGCTGATCACCGGCTTCGACAAGATGTTCAACGTGTACCTGCGCAGCACCCGTCAGCGGGTGATTCCGGTACAGGACTTTGGCAAGACGGTGGGGGTTATCACATTGTTGAACAACCTCGCCCAGCCGCTGGCGGGCCTGGCTATTGCCGTGCTGGCCGCACCGTTGGGCACGCAGACGGTGATCCTGCTGTTAACCGGCATCACGGCACTGATTGGCGTGGCCGTGGCCTCAGGCTGGCACGCCACTGTGAAAGCGGAACTCGACGTCGGGTGA